CAGCTGCTCTACCATCTGCAGGTCATGATGATCGCCAAGGGCTACACCCTCGAAGACGTCTACAAGCACCTGTAGATCGCCGCACGCGCAATTCGCCGCAACCCCGGCAACCAAGATTTTCAGTTCATCCCCGAACACCACAAAGGGAACTAATGCTTCGCATCGCAGTGCCAAACAAGGGCATGCTTTCTGAGACGGCCAACGAAATGCTGGTCGAGGCGGGCTATCGTGGCCGCCGAAACGACCGCGAACTCGTCGCGCTCGACCCCGACAACGGCGTCGAGTTCTTCTACATTCGTCCGCGTGACATCGCGACCTACGTCGGCGAGGGTGTCCTCGACATCGGCATCACCGGCCGCGACATGCTGCTCGACTCCGAGTCGAAGGCGCAGGAAATCCGCGCGCTCGACTTCGGCGACTCCACCTTCCGGTTCGCGGGCCCTCCGGGTGCCTTCAAGGAGGTCTCGGACCTCAACGGCAAGCGCGTCGCGACGAGCTACACCGGACTCTTATCGCAGTACTTCAGCGAGCACGGCGTCGACGCCGAGCTCGTCAAGCTCGACGGCGCCGTGGAGTCTTCCATCCAGCTCGGTGTGGCGGATGCGGTGGCCGACGTCGTTTCGACCGGCAACACGCTTCGTCAGGCGGGCCTCGAAATCTTTGGCCCGGCCATCCTTGAGTCGACGGCGATCCTCATCTCGACCCCCGAGAAGGTCGGCGCGGCCAAGACGCTCATCCAACGGCTCGAGGGCGTGCTCGTCGCCCGCCGCTACAGCATCATGGACTACGACATCCCGACCGACCAGCTGGAGCGGGCGATGGAAATCACCCCCGGTTTCCAGTCGCCGACGGTGTCGCCGCTGCACGACGAAAACTGGGTCGCGGTGCGCTCGCTTGTGCCGCAGAGCGACCTCAACGGCACGATGGACCGGCTGTCGGCGATCGGCGCCCGCGCGATTCTCGTGACGGCGCTGCAAGCCGCGCGGATGTGAGCGCGATGACGGACAAGTCTTCCCTCGCCGTCCGCGTCATTCCCTGCCTCGATGTGGCCGATGGCCGCGTCGTCAAGGGCGTGAACTTCCTGAACCTTCGCGATGCGGGTGACCCGGTCGAGCTCGCCGCCAAGTACGCGGCCGACGGCGCCGACGAGATCACCTTCCTCGATGTCACGGCAACGAGCGACAACCGCGCGACGACCTATGACCTCGTCACCCGCACCGCGGAGCAGGTGTTCGTGCCGCTCACGGTTGGTGGCGGCGTCCGCTCGGTCGAGAACGTGACGAAGCTCCTCGCCTCGGGCGCGGACAAGGTCGGCGTCAACTCCGCCGCGATCGCGCGGCCCGAGCTGATCGACGAGATCGCGCAGAAGTTCGGCGCGCAGGTGCTCGTGCTCTCGCTCGACATCAAGCGCTCCGAGCGGATGCCGTCGGGCTTCGTCGTGACGACGCACGGCGGGCGCAAGGAATCGGATCTCGACGCGATCGAGTGGGCTCGCGAGGTGTGCGAGCGTGGCGCGGGCGAACTACTCGTGAACTCGATGGATGCGGACGGCACGAAGGACGGCTATGACCTCGAACTCACGCGGCTCGTGCGCGAGGTCGCCTCGGTGCCCGTGATCGCATCCGGTGGCGCCGGCGCGATTGCGGACTTCGCCCCGGCGATCGAGGCGGGTGCGGATGCGGTGCTCGCCGCGAGCGTGTTCCACTACGGCGAGATGACGGTCTCCGACGTCAAGCAAGCGCTCTTCGAGGCGGGCATGCCCGTGCGGATGGGGGCGCGAAATGCGTAGCGTCACGGCGCTCGAGCCCGCCGAAATCGACGAGATCGTCGGCGCGCTGACGTTCGACGACCGCGGACTCATCGCCGCGATCGCCAAGCAGTGGGACACCGGCGAGGTGCTGATGCTGGCGTGGATGAACGAGGATTCCGTGCGCGAAACGCTCGCGACGCGCCGGGCGGTCTACTGGTCCCGCTCGCGGGGCGAGCTGTGGCGCAAGGGGGACACCTCGGGCCACACGCAAACGGTGATGAGCTTCCAGGCCGACTGCGACGCGGACACGATCCTCCTCGGCGTGGACCAGGTCGGCGCCGCGTGCCACCTGAACACGCGCACGTGCTGGGATTCCGACCCTCTCGCGGTGGCCTTCGCCGAACCCACGGCAGAGGAATCACTTGACCGCTAAGCGACTCAAGCAGCTGTGCATCCTCGGTACCCTGCTCGCTGCGGGACTCGCGATGCTCACCCTCACCCAGCCATGGGCGGCGCTTTCGCTGCACACGAGCGAGTTCGAGCGCGACTTCACACACTCGGGTGGCGACGCGGGGACTGCGATCATGGGCCTCGCGATCGCTGGCCTCGCCGCCGGGGGTGCCCTCGCGATCGCGGGTCGATTTTTCCGCTACGTGATCGCGATCCTCGTCGTGATCCTCGGGGTTGGCATCACGATCGCGGCGGCCGTCGGGATGGGCGACCCCGCCCTTGGCTTCTATCCCGAGGTGCGGCAGTTCAGCGGCATCACCGACGCCGCTGGCGTGCGCGAGATCGTCAACCAGGGCACGATGACCACGACCGGCTGGCCCGTCGTGGCCGTTGTCGCGGGCATCCTCCTCACCCTGGCGGCCGTCGCGACGATTGTCACGGCTCGCCACTGGCCCGAAAGCTCGCGGAAATACAGCCGCACGAGGTTGGTGGCCGAGGACGGCACCACCGTGATTCCCGAAGACGATCGGGTGTCGCAGTGGGATGCGCTGTCCGCCGGAGACGACCCGACCGACGGTGACGAGCCGGGCGAGCACGACGACCCGCGCGAAACGACAGCAGAAGGTAAATAGGCCGGTAGACTAGAGCGGTACATCCGCCGAGTAAGGAGTCATGGCATGTCAGACAAGCAGGTTGTCCTGTCCCGTTACCACGTCGAGGATGAGGGCAATTCCGTTGCCGGGTGGATCGGAGTCGCAGTAATGGTCATCGGCGCCATCGTCGGCACGATCGGACTCTTCATCGCGAACGACGTCGTCACCTGGGTCGGTGTCGGGCTCCTCGTTCTCGGCGCAATCCTTTGGCCCATCCTCAAGGCAGCTGGCCTCGGCCCGAAGGGCCACGGTCAGTAAGGATGCTCGACGACCTATTACAGGGGTCGCTGGAGGATGCAGCTCGCCGCCGAGCCGAGGCACCAACCGTAGAGGTTGAGCGGCTCGCGCTCGCGCAGGCGCCGGCACTCGATGCCGTGGCCGCGCTGTCGCGCGGTGAACAGGTCAATATCATCGCCGAGGTGAAGCGCGCGAGCCCCTCGCGCGGTCGCCTGGCGAACATCCCCGACCCCGCGGCGCTCGCCTCGCTCTATGAGTGCGGCGGCGCTGCCGCAATAAGCGTGCTTACCGAGGAGCGCAAGTTCCTCGGCTCGCTCGACGACCTTCGCGCGGTTCGCGAGGCTGTCTCCATCCCGGTGCTCCGCAAGGAGTTCATCGGGGAGGAGTACCAGATCCTCGAAGCACGCGCGGCTGGCGCCGACCTCATCCTGCTGATCGTCGCGAGCCTCGAGCAGCCGCTGCTTGCCAGGCTCAAGACCTTCGCCGAGCAGCTCGGGATGACCGTGCTCGTCGAGGCCCACACGCGCGAAGAGTTCCAGCGGGGTCTCGACGTCGACGCTAAGGTGCTTGGCGTGAACGCGCGCGACCTCAAGACGTTCGAGATGCATCCCGAACTCTTCGGCGAACTCGCGCCAGAATATCCAGCGGGCGTCGTCCGCGTCGCCGAATCCGCAGTTCTCAAGCCCGAGCACGTTCGCGCATATCGCGACGCCGGTGCGGACGCGGTGCTTGTCGGCGAAGCCCTCGTGACGGGCGACGATCCCGAAGCAACCATCAAAGAATTTTTGCAGGCATAACGTGACTCATTATCGCAACGCACAGGGTCCCTACTTTGGGGAGTTCGGCGGACGCTTCGTCCCCGAAAGCCTCATTGCCGCGCTCGACCAGCTCGACACCGAGTGGGAAGCGGCGAAGAAGGACCCCGCCTTCGTCGAGGAACTCGACGACCTCCTCAGAAACTACGCCGGCCGCCCGTCGCTGCTCACCGAGGCACCTCGCTTCTCGCAGTACGCCGGTGGCGCGAAGATTTACCTCAAGCGCGAGGACCTCAACCACACCGGCTCGCACAAGATCAACAACGTGCTCGGTCAGGCGCTGCTCACGAAGCGGCTCGGGAAGACGCGCATCATCGCCGAGACCGGCGCGGGACAGCACGGCGTCGCAGCGGCTACTGCCGCGGCGATGTTCGGGTTGGACTGCACGATCTACATGGGCGCAGTCGACATCGAGCGACAGGCGCTCAACGTCGCCCGGATGCGGCTGCTCGGCGCCGAGGTCGTTTCGGTGGCCTCCGGTTCCCGCACGTTGAAGGATGCGATCAACGAGGCATTCCGCGACTGGGTCGCGAACGTGGTCGAGACCAACTACATCTTCGGTACCGCGGCCGGGCCCCACCCGTTTCCGGGCATGGTTCGTGACCTCCAGAAGGTCATCGGTGAGGAATCCCGCGCGCAGATTCTCGAGCAGACCGGCAAGCTGCCGGATGCCGTGGTCGCGTGTGTGGGCGGCGGGTCGAACGCCATCGGCATGTTCGAGGCGTTCCTCGACGATGAATCGGTCGCGCTTTACGGCGTGGAAGCGTACGGTGAGGGTCTGCAGACCGATCGCCACGCCGCGACCATGAACCGCGGCCGCACCGGCGTGCTGCACGGTGCCAAGACCAAGCTGCTGCAGGATGCTGACGGCCAGACTATTGAGTCGCACTCGATCTCGGCGGGGCTCGACTACTCGGGCGTTGGCCCGGCGCACTCGTGGCTGCAGTCGATCGGCCGCGTGGAATATCGCGGCGCGACGGACGCCGACACCATGACCGCGATGCGCCTGCTCTCGCAGTCGGAAGGCATTATTCCCGCGATCGAGTCGGCACACGCGCTTGCGGGCGCGATTGATCTCGGTCGCGAACTCGGACCTGACGCGACGATCATCGTGTCGCTATCGGGCCGAGGCGACAAGGACATGGAGACCGCCATGAACTACTTCAAGCTCGGAGACGCATCGCGCGTCGTAGGTGGTGAACTGTGACGAACGCTGCTTCTCAGGTCGAGACGACGCTCGACCGCATCAAGGGTGAGCGCCGCGGCGCACTCATCGGCTACCTGCCGGTCGGTTTCCCGGACCTCGATACCTCAGTTGAGGCGGCCATCACGATGGCGCGCAACGGCGTGGACATCATTGAGTTCGGCGTGCCGTACTCCGACCCGGTCATGGACGGCCCGGTGATCCAGGCCGCGTGCCAGCAGGCGCTTTCGGCCGGATTCCACGTCGACCAGATCTTCGAGGCGATTCGTCGCGTCCGAGCCGAGGTCGACGTGCCCGTCCTCGTGATGGGCTACTACAACCTCATCCTGCAGCACGGCGTCGAGCAGTTCGCGGCCGACCTCGCGGCGGCCGGGGGAGCCGGTGCGATCACGCCCGATCTCATCCCCGACGAGGCTGGAGAGTGGATCGCCGCGGCCGAGAAGCACAACCTCGACCGCGTCTTCCTCGCCGCGCCGACCTCGAGCGATGAGCGGCTCAAGGCGATCATCGAGTCCTCTCGCGGATTCGTGTACACGGTCTCGACGATGGGTGTCACCGGTGCCCGCCGTGATCTCGACCGTGCTGCACGCGTGCTCGCGGACCGACTCCACGACCTCGGCTGCGAACACGCCTGCGTCGGCATCGGCATCTCGACCGGCGAACAGGTTGGTGCCGTGCTCGATTATGCCGAAGGCGCTATTGTCGGTTCCGCGCTCGTGCGCGCCCTTGCCGAGGGTGGCCTCGAATCGCTCGCTGAAACCACTCGTTCACTCGCAGAAGGCACCAGGAACTAAGAAGTGACTCTCGCTCCCGCGTCCATCCCGTCACCCCCAATCGAATGGTCGTCCTTTACTGTTGGGCCATTCACCTTCCACGTATACGCGTTGATCATCGTCGTCGGCATGATCGTCGCGATGATCTGGACCAATCGACGGATGGTCGCGCGGGGCGCTGAGCCCTGGGTCGTTATCGACATCGTCATCCCGACCGTCATTCTCGGCCTCCTTGGCGCGCGGCTCTACCACGTGTTCACCCATCCGGCAGACTACTTCTATGAGGGCGCCGAGTGGTGGCGAGTGTTCGCGATCTGGGAGGGCGGCAACGCCATCATCGGCGCTCTCATCGGCGGTGCCATCGGTGCCTACTTCGCGTGCCGGTTCAAGGGCATCCGCTTCCTCAGCTTCGCGGATGCGCTGGCTCCCGGCCTCCTGCTCGCGCAGGCGATCGGTCGCCTCGGTAACTGGTTTAACCACGAGCTCTTCGGCTGGCCGACGGATCTGCCGTGGGGCCTCGAGATTCTCTCGACGAACCCTGCCGTTCCGGAGGGTCTGCCCGCGGGCACGCTGTTCCACCCCACCTTCCTGTACGAGCTGCTGTGGAACCTGCTCGGCGTAGCCGTCATCCTCATCCTCGAGCGTATGTTCCGGATGCGCTGGGGCAAGACGATCGCCGTGTACCTCATCTGGTACGGCCTTGGCCGCATGGCGATCGAGTCGATCCGCGTTGACTACTCGGAGGTCATCCTCGGGATGCGCTCGAATGTCTTCGGCGCCCTCGTGATGGTCGTCATCGGTGTCGTCCTCTTCATCGTGCAGACTCGGAAGCACAAGGAGCCTGAGCTCTCGGTCTACGGCGACGGCCACGTCTGGACGGAAACCGAGGCCGAGGACGACAAACAGAAGTCTGTCGAGTCGAAGGCCGACGCAGACGAAGACTCGACCGACGAAGTCCCGAACGACGAAGAGTCAAGCGACGAAGACCCGAAGGGCGACACGCCCGCTGGGGCCGATGATGCGCCGGAGCAGGCTTCGGCCACCAAAGCTACGGACTAGTTCCGTCAATCCGCCGGTAACCCGCGCTTGGCACAATGACAGCGCGGACCTGGAATCGATCTTTGGACCGCAGGTTACCTGCACAG
This DNA window, taken from Gulosibacter molinativorax, encodes the following:
- the hisG gene encoding ATP phosphoribosyltransferase, with translation MLRIAVPNKGMLSETANEMLVEAGYRGRRNDRELVALDPDNGVEFFYIRPRDIATYVGEGVLDIGITGRDMLLDSESKAQEIRALDFGDSTFRFAGPPGAFKEVSDLNGKRVATSYTGLLSQYFSEHGVDAELVKLDGAVESSIQLGVADAVADVVSTGNTLRQAGLEIFGPAILESTAILISTPEKVGAAKTLIQRLEGVLVARRYSIMDYDIPTDQLERAMEITPGFQSPTVSPLHDENWVAVRSLVPQSDLNGTMDRLSAIGARAILVTALQAARM
- the trpB gene encoding tryptophan synthase subunit beta — translated: MTHYRNAQGPYFGEFGGRFVPESLIAALDQLDTEWEAAKKDPAFVEELDDLLRNYAGRPSLLTEAPRFSQYAGGAKIYLKREDLNHTGSHKINNVLGQALLTKRLGKTRIIAETGAGQHGVAAATAAAMFGLDCTIYMGAVDIERQALNVARMRLLGAEVVSVASGSRTLKDAINEAFRDWVANVVETNYIFGTAAGPHPFPGMVRDLQKVIGEESRAQILEQTGKLPDAVVACVGGGSNAIGMFEAFLDDESVALYGVEAYGEGLQTDRHAATMNRGRTGVLHGAKTKLLQDADGQTIESHSISAGLDYSGVGPAHSWLQSIGRVEYRGATDADTMTAMRLLSQSEGIIPAIESAHALAGAIDLGRELGPDATIIVSLSGRGDKDMETAMNYFKLGDASRVVGGEL
- the hisI gene encoding phosphoribosyl-AMP cyclohydrolase — protein: MRSVTALEPAEIDEIVGALTFDDRGLIAAIAKQWDTGEVLMLAWMNEDSVRETLATRRAVYWSRSRGELWRKGDTSGHTQTVMSFQADCDADTILLGVDQVGAACHLNTRTCWDSDPLAVAFAEPTAEESLDR
- a CDS encoding Trp biosynthesis-associated membrane protein, giving the protein MTAKRLKQLCILGTLLAAGLAMLTLTQPWAALSLHTSEFERDFTHSGGDAGTAIMGLAIAGLAAGGALAIAGRFFRYVIAILVVILGVGITIAAAVGMGDPALGFYPEVRQFSGITDAAGVREIVNQGTMTTTGWPVVAVVAGILLTLAAVATIVTARHWPESSRKYSRTRLVAEDGTTVIPEDDRVSQWDALSAGDDPTDGDEPGEHDDPRETTAEGK
- the trpC gene encoding indole-3-glycerol phosphate synthase TrpC, which translates into the protein MLDDLLQGSLEDAARRRAEAPTVEVERLALAQAPALDAVAALSRGEQVNIIAEVKRASPSRGRLANIPDPAALASLYECGGAAAISVLTEERKFLGSLDDLRAVREAVSIPVLRKEFIGEEYQILEARAAGADLILLIVASLEQPLLARLKTFAEQLGMTVLVEAHTREEFQRGLDVDAKVLGVNARDLKTFEMHPELFGELAPEYPAGVVRVAESAVLKPEHVRAYRDAGADAVLVGEALVTGDDPEATIKEFLQA
- a CDS encoding HGxxPAAW family protein, yielding MSDKQVVLSRYHVEDEGNSVAGWIGVAVMVIGAIVGTIGLFIANDVVTWVGVGLLVLGAILWPILKAAGLGPKGHGQ
- the hisF gene encoding imidazole glycerol phosphate synthase subunit HisF, coding for MTDKSSLAVRVIPCLDVADGRVVKGVNFLNLRDAGDPVELAAKYAADGADEITFLDVTATSDNRATTYDLVTRTAEQVFVPLTVGGGVRSVENVTKLLASGADKVGVNSAAIARPELIDEIAQKFGAQVLVLSLDIKRSERMPSGFVVTTHGGRKESDLDAIEWAREVCERGAGELLVNSMDADGTKDGYDLELTRLVREVASVPVIASGGAGAIADFAPAIEAGADAVLAASVFHYGEMTVSDVKQALFEAGMPVRMGARNA
- the lgt gene encoding prolipoprotein diacylglyceryl transferase; the encoded protein is MTLAPASIPSPPIEWSSFTVGPFTFHVYALIIVVGMIVAMIWTNRRMVARGAEPWVVIDIVIPTVILGLLGARLYHVFTHPADYFYEGAEWWRVFAIWEGGNAIIGALIGGAIGAYFACRFKGIRFLSFADALAPGLLLAQAIGRLGNWFNHELFGWPTDLPWGLEILSTNPAVPEGLPAGTLFHPTFLYELLWNLLGVAVILILERMFRMRWGKTIAVYLIWYGLGRMAIESIRVDYSEVILGMRSNVFGALVMVVIGVVLFIVQTRKHKEPELSVYGDGHVWTETEAEDDKQKSVESKADADEDSTDEVPNDEESSDEDPKGDTPAGADDAPEQASATKATD
- the trpA gene encoding tryptophan synthase subunit alpha; protein product: MTNAASQVETTLDRIKGERRGALIGYLPVGFPDLDTSVEAAITMARNGVDIIEFGVPYSDPVMDGPVIQAACQQALSAGFHVDQIFEAIRRVRAEVDVPVLVMGYYNLILQHGVEQFAADLAAAGGAGAITPDLIPDEAGEWIAAAEKHNLDRVFLAAPTSSDERLKAIIESSRGFVYTVSTMGVTGARRDLDRAARVLADRLHDLGCEHACVGIGISTGEQVGAVLDYAEGAIVGSALVRALAEGGLESLAETTRSLAEGTRN